In Terriglobus sp. TAA 43, a single window of DNA contains:
- a CDS encoding cbb3-type cytochrome c oxidase subunit I — protein MSTIVSLPDQSTATLPKKNYINAEHGLLSWLLTADHKRIALLYMFSITFFFFIGGFFAGMVRLELLTPAGDLMAADTYNKMFTMHGIVMIFLFLVPSVPATLGNFFLPIMIGAKDLAFPKINLLSWYLYMAAGIFVITTLVLGGVDTGWTFTTPLSTHYLNTHVATTATGIFIAGFSSIFTGLNFIVTVHRMRAPGMTWFRLPLFVWSNYAASVLMVLGTPVLAIAIVLVALERTIGIGVFDPTKGGDPLLFQHLFWFYSHPAVYIMILPGFGVISEVVSTFTRKRVFGYTAVAFSSVAIAVFGFFVWAHHMFIMGVSNYSALVFSLLTMLVAVPSAIKIFNWAFTMQKGSITFETPMLYVFGFIGLFTIGGLTGVFLGSLGMDVMLTETYFVVAHFHFVMVGGMLMAFLAGIHFWWPKMTGRMYPEGVSKFAAVVTFIGFILTFFPQFVVGYLGMPRRYAAYPAEYQVLNVLSTAGATVLGVGYMLPLFYLAWSLKYGAIAGANPWQATGLEWQIQSPPLTENFIETPIVTQEAYDYEWLAKKQERELQHVG, from the coding sequence ATGAGTACCATCGTCTCGCTCCCTGATCAGAGCACGGCAACGCTGCCGAAGAAGAACTACATCAACGCCGAGCACGGCCTGCTGAGCTGGCTGCTGACTGCGGATCACAAGCGGATCGCGCTGCTGTACATGTTCAGCATCACGTTCTTCTTCTTCATCGGCGGTTTCTTCGCGGGCATGGTTCGCCTGGAACTGCTGACACCGGCTGGCGACCTGATGGCTGCCGACACCTACAACAAGATGTTCACGATGCACGGCATTGTGATGATCTTCCTGTTCCTGGTGCCGTCGGTCCCGGCAACGCTGGGTAACTTCTTCCTGCCGATCATGATCGGTGCGAAGGATCTCGCGTTCCCGAAGATCAACCTGCTGAGCTGGTACCTGTACATGGCCGCCGGTATCTTCGTGATCACGACGCTGGTGCTGGGTGGTGTGGACACGGGCTGGACGTTTACGACGCCGCTCTCCACGCATTACCTGAACACGCACGTTGCGACGACTGCGACCGGTATCTTCATCGCGGGCTTCTCGTCGATCTTCACCGGTCTGAACTTCATCGTGACCGTGCATCGTATGCGTGCACCGGGTATGACGTGGTTCCGTCTGCCGCTGTTCGTGTGGTCGAACTACGCAGCTTCGGTGCTGATGGTTCTGGGCACCCCGGTTCTGGCAATCGCGATTGTCCTGGTGGCTCTGGAGCGCACGATTGGTATCGGCGTGTTCGATCCGACCAAGGGTGGCGATCCGCTGCTGTTCCAGCATTTGTTCTGGTTCTACTCGCACCCTGCCGTGTACATCATGATTCTGCCCGGCTTTGGTGTGATCTCGGAAGTGGTCTCGACCTTCACCCGTAAGCGCGTCTTCGGCTACACGGCTGTGGCGTTCTCCTCGGTGGCGATTGCGGTGTTCGGCTTCTTCGTATGGGCCCACCACATGTTCATCATGGGTGTGTCGAACTACTCCGCGCTGGTCTTCTCACTGTTGACCATGCTCGTGGCGGTTCCTTCGGCCATCAAGATTTTCAACTGGGCGTTCACCATGCAGAAGGGCTCCATCACGTTTGAGACCCCCATGCTGTATGTGTTCGGCTTCATCGGCTTGTTCACCATCGGCGGTCTGACGGGCGTGTTCCTCGGCTCGCTGGGTATGGACGTGATGCTGACGGAAACCTACTTCGTTGTGGCCCACTTCCACTTCGTGATGGTGGGCGGCATGCTGATGGCGTTCCTCGCGGGCATTCACTTCTGGTGGCCCAAGATGACCGGCCGCATGTATCCGGAAGGCGTTTCGAAGTTCGCTGCTGTGGTGACGTTCATCGGATTCATCCTGACGTTCTTCCCGCAGTTTGTGGTTGGCTACCTTGGCATGCCGCGCCGCTACGCAGCGTATCCCGCTGAGTACCAGGTGCTGAATGTGCTGTCGACCGCAGGCGCTACGGTTCTGGGTGTTGGTTACATGTTGCCGCTGTTCTACCTGGCCTGGTCGCTGAAGTATGGCGCCATTGCAGGTGCGAACCCCTGGCAGGCAACCGGCCTGGAGTGGCAGATTCAGTCGCCGCCGCTGACGGAAAACTTCATCGAAACTCCGATCGTGACGCAGGAAGCTTACGACTACGAGTGGCTGGCGAAGAAGCAGGAACGCGAACTGCAGCACGTTGGCTAA
- a CDS encoding helix-turn-helix domain-containing GNAT family N-acetyltransferase: MSLIEQVRTFNRFYTREIGLLAEHLPASDFSLAEARVLYELAQCQEQTAADIIRSLGMDKAHVSRIVARFQEAGLLKHRISPEHGKHKLLSLTSAGRKAFQRLNDGTESQIASLLEPLSPANRRRLAKDMREIQNMLTAKTLSPQDVQLRALRVGDLGWIAHRQAVLYEQEYGWDWTYEGLVTQILGDFVAHFDTSREDAWVAELEGEVAGSVFLIKSQDAQIAKLRLLYVEPSARGLGIGSRLVKQCIQRARDLGYSKLTLWTNDVLVSARKIYQAAGFTLTEENSHHMFGKDLVGQTWMLDLKADGNKSRETI, from the coding sequence ATGAGCCTCATCGAACAAGTCAGAACATTCAACCGCTTCTACACGCGAGAGATCGGACTGCTAGCCGAACATCTCCCGGCAAGCGATTTCAGCCTGGCGGAAGCCAGGGTGCTGTATGAGCTGGCCCAATGCCAGGAACAGACCGCTGCAGACATCATTCGCAGCCTCGGGATGGACAAGGCTCATGTCAGCCGAATCGTCGCGCGATTTCAAGAAGCAGGCCTGCTGAAACATCGAATCAGCCCGGAGCACGGCAAGCACAAACTTCTATCACTGACCTCCGCTGGCCGAAAGGCATTTCAGAGACTGAATGATGGCACCGAGTCTCAGATTGCCTCGCTCCTCGAGCCACTCTCTCCTGCTAATCGCCGACGCCTTGCAAAGGACATGCGGGAGATTCAAAACATGCTGACCGCAAAAACGCTGTCACCGCAGGATGTGCAACTTCGAGCGCTCAGGGTGGGTGATCTGGGATGGATCGCCCATCGACAAGCAGTCCTCTATGAGCAGGAGTATGGGTGGGATTGGACGTACGAGGGGCTCGTAACGCAGATCTTAGGTGACTTCGTTGCCCACTTCGATACGAGCCGCGAAGACGCCTGGGTAGCCGAGCTTGAAGGAGAAGTTGCGGGCTCTGTCTTCCTCATAAAGAGCCAGGACGCACAAATCGCGAAGCTGCGACTTCTGTACGTGGAGCCATCTGCCCGCGGGCTGGGTATCGGCTCCCGCCTGGTCAAGCAATGCATTCAGCGTGCGCGGGACTTGGGATACAGCAAGCTGACTCTCTGGACAAATGACGTCCTCGTGTCCGCACGAAAGATCTATCAGGCTGCCGGATTCACCTTGACCGAAGAGAACAGCCACCACATGTTTGGCAAGGACCTCGTAGGTCAGACCTGGATGCTCGATTTGAAGGCCGACGGAAACAAGTCGCGCGAAACGATATAA
- a CDS encoding cytochrome c oxidase subunit 3 family protein yields the protein MSIASTITHPPEPEIHPSHDVHEHPFYQKHHFETAEQQREAASFGMWLFLLTEIMFFGGLFFAYLLYRNWYYEAFVSASNSLNMPLGLVNTIVLISSSFTMAMAVHSSEIRDLKKLKLFLWVTILLGFVFLGIKTVEYHDKFVEHHVPGASFDIKDFVNPPKGSLEKPLTVDMANKTQIYFSLYFAMTGVHALHMIIGIAILFVLVWKARTGIYTSGYVQPIENFGLYWHFVDIVWIFLFPFLYLINRH from the coding sequence ATGTCGATCGCTTCGACCATTACGCATCCGCCGGAGCCGGAGATCCATCCGTCGCACGACGTGCATGAGCACCCGTTCTATCAGAAGCACCACTTCGAGACGGCGGAACAGCAGCGTGAAGCCGCCAGCTTCGGCATGTGGTTGTTCCTGCTGACGGAAATCATGTTCTTCGGCGGCCTATTCTTCGCGTACCTGCTGTATCGCAACTGGTACTACGAGGCATTCGTCTCTGCTTCGAACTCTCTGAATATGCCGCTGGGTTTGGTCAACACGATCGTGCTGATCTCGTCTTCGTTCACCATGGCGATGGCGGTGCATTCCTCAGAGATTCGTGACCTGAAGAAGTTGAAGCTGTTCCTGTGGGTCACCATCCTGCTGGGATTTGTCTTCCTTGGCATTAAGACCGTCGAGTACCACGACAAGTTCGTGGAGCACCACGTCCCTGGCGCCTCGTTCGATATCAAGGACTTCGTGAACCCACCCAAGGGCAGCCTGGAAAAGCCGCTTACCGTGGACATGGCGAACAAGACGCAGATTTACTTCTCGCTGTACTTCGCTATGACAGGCGTTCACGCCCTGCACATGATCATCGGTATCGCCATCCTGTTCGTTCTGGTTTGGAAGGCGCGCACCGGTATCTACACCTCAGGGTATGTACAGCCGATTGAGAACTTCGGATTGTATTGGCACTTTGTCGATATTGTCTGGATCTTCCTGTTCCCGTTCCTCTACCTGATTAACAGGCACTGA
- a CDS encoding DUF3341 domain-containing protein, protein MPVEEGVYGLLAEFNTPQAMVKATVAARAAGYRRMECYSPYPVEEAATALDVHRNRVPLLTLMGGVMGLTTAFLMQTWMSALSYPINIAGRPLFSWPAFIIPAYEWTILFAGLSAAFGMLGLNGLPQPYHPLFNAPNFRVGATDDKFFLCLEATDPKFELGETREFLEQFRAVSVVEVDL, encoded by the coding sequence ATGCCGGTCGAAGAGGGAGTCTACGGCCTCCTGGCCGAGTTCAATACGCCGCAGGCGATGGTGAAAGCCACTGTTGCCGCACGCGCCGCGGGCTACCGCCGCATGGAATGCTACTCACCCTACCCGGTGGAAGAAGCAGCCACCGCGTTGGATGTGCACCGCAACCGTGTTCCGCTGCTGACGCTGATGGGCGGCGTGATGGGTCTGACGACAGCGTTCCTGATGCAGACGTGGATGTCCGCGCTCTCGTATCCGATTAACATCGCGGGTCGTCCGCTGTTCTCGTGGCCGGCGTTCATTATCCCGGCGTACGAATGGACGATTTTGTTCGCGGGTCTCTCCGCGGCGTTCGGCATGCTGGGACTGAATGGTCTGCCGCAGCCGTACCACCCGCTGTTCAACGCGCCCAACTTCCGTGTTGGCGCGACGGATGACAAGTTCTTCCTGTGCCTGGAGGCGACGGATCCCAAGTTTGAGCTTGGCGAAACGCGCGAGTTCCTGGAGCAGTTCCGCGCGGTAAGCGTGGTGGAGGTAGATCTGTAA
- a CDS encoding PadR family transcriptional regulator, translated as MGQKTDVKQGTLALMVLKTLDVLGPLHGYGIARRIEQISGDMLSVNQGTLYPLLLKLENEGSIDSDWGASENNRRARYYRLTKVGSRQLQSEVLEWQQTTEIMARFLAARAEELG; from the coding sequence ATGGGGCAGAAGACGGATGTGAAGCAGGGCACGTTGGCCCTGATGGTGTTGAAGACGCTGGATGTGCTGGGGCCTTTGCACGGCTATGGCATTGCGCGGCGGATTGAACAGATCAGTGGGGATATGTTGTCAGTGAACCAGGGGACGCTCTATCCGCTGCTGCTGAAGCTGGAGAACGAGGGTTCGATTGATTCGGACTGGGGCGCGTCGGAGAACAATCGCCGGGCTCGCTACTATCGGCTGACCAAAGTTGGAAGCCGTCAATTGCAGAGCGAGGTGCTGGAGTGGCAGCAGACGACGGAGATCATGGCACGGTTTCTCGCGGCGAGAGCAGAGGAGCTGGGATGA
- a CDS encoding cytochrome C oxidase subunit IV family protein: protein MSDHQATSQNLTPVDAQHHNLDVHDPANVTNPEHVAHHIVSPAVYGMIFGVLMVGTLLTVGASMVNLGPFNAPIAIGIAVTKAVFVVLFFMHVKYSSRLVKLTVAAGFFTFLILVFMSLLDYVSRAWGQW, encoded by the coding sequence ATGAGCGACCACCAGGCAACATCGCAGAACCTGACGCCCGTCGACGCACAGCATCACAATCTGGATGTGCACGATCCGGCGAATGTTACAAACCCGGAGCACGTTGCTCATCACATTGTGAGCCCGGCGGTTTACGGCATGATCTTTGGCGTGCTGATGGTTGGCACGCTGCTGACCGTGGGCGCGTCCATGGTGAACCTTGGACCGTTCAACGCACCTATCGCCATCGGCATCGCTGTGACGAAGGCCGTATTCGTGGTGTTGTTCTTCATGCACGTGAAGTACAGCTCGCGACTGGTGAAGCTGACGGTTGCGGCCGGATTCTTCACCTTCCTGATCCTGGTGTTCATGAGCCTGCTGGACTATGTCTCGCGCGCATGGGGTCAGTGGTAA
- the coxB gene encoding cytochrome c oxidase subunit II has translation MQISPVLWQFLTKWLTSSALWPDQASTIAPWADALYIFLWLMTVVGVILVGALVLFFAIRYRKERHPEAVQIEGSTLLEATWTIIPLGIFLFVFVWGAWLYFRIYNPPADAMQVYVVGKQWMWKAEHPGGQHEINALHVPTGRPVQLTMISQDVFHSYSIPAFRVKREVIPGRYTTVWFNATKPGTYHLFCTQYCGTLHSGMIGEITVMDPADYQKWTEESTSGMSLAQNGERLFASLGCISCHSGNATASGPSLAGVYGSKIKMDDGTEQVATDGFLRDVILNPSQHVPYGYKPIMPTYQGQISEEGLIDLVEYIKGLKTNYRVQQTLDTSKSDDAAPITPVASQKVTQ, from the coding sequence ATGCAGATCAGTCCAGTGCTTTGGCAGTTCCTAACCAAATGGCTCACCAGCTCGGCGCTTTGGCCCGACCAGGCCTCCACAATTGCGCCCTGGGCGGACGCGCTTTACATCTTCCTTTGGCTGATGACAGTGGTGGGCGTGATCCTGGTGGGCGCGCTTGTGCTATTTTTCGCCATCCGCTACCGCAAGGAGCGTCATCCCGAGGCAGTGCAGATTGAAGGCTCAACGCTGCTGGAAGCCACGTGGACGATCATTCCACTGGGTATCTTCCTGTTTGTGTTTGTGTGGGGCGCATGGCTGTACTTCCGCATCTACAACCCGCCAGCAGATGCAATGCAGGTGTACGTTGTGGGCAAGCAGTGGATGTGGAAGGCTGAGCATCCCGGCGGCCAGCACGAGATTAATGCGCTGCACGTTCCCACGGGACGTCCGGTGCAGTTGACCATGATTTCGCAGGACGTGTTCCACTCGTACTCGATCCCGGCCTTCCGCGTGAAGCGTGAAGTGATCCCCGGTCGTTACACCACGGTCTGGTTCAACGCGACGAAGCCGGGAACGTATCACCTGTTCTGCACGCAGTACTGCGGCACGTTGCACTCGGGCATGATCGGTGAGATCACCGTGATGGATCCGGCGGATTACCAGAAGTGGACCGAGGAATCGACGAGCGGCATGAGCCTTGCGCAGAATGGCGAACGCCTCTTTGCATCGCTTGGCTGCATCTCCTGCCACTCGGGCAATGCGACGGCCTCTGGACCGAGTCTGGCCGGTGTTTACGGGTCTAAAATTAAGATGGACGACGGTACGGAGCAGGTGGCCACGGACGGCTTCCTCCGCGACGTGATCCTGAATCCTTCGCAGCACGTTCCCTACGGTTACAAGCCGATCATGCCGACATACCAGGGGCAGATCAGCGAAGAAGGCCTGATTGACCTGGTGGAATACATCAAGGGCTTGAAGACCAACTATCGTGTGCAGCAGACGCTGGACACGTCAAAGTCCGATGACGCGGCGCCCATCACACCCGTGGCTTCGCAGAAGGTGACGCAATGA
- the nrfD gene encoding NrfD/PsrC family molybdoenzyme membrane anchor subunit, with the protein MATKPLHDPYRQPVNDPMIDPVTGEYVVLAPGHNFTSVTRKIANVVLTSHTPLGWFFGLIVAGGIASVGLIAITWLVLKGTGIWGVTIPGAWGFAIVNFVWWIGIGHAGTLISAILLLFKQSWRNSINRFAEAMTIFAVVCAGLFPVLHVGRPWLGYWLLPLPNTMNIWPQFRSPLCWDVFAVSTYATISVVFWYVGMIPDFGTLRDKAQMPFAKWFYGLLSLGWRGSTRHWMRYETASLLLAGLSTPLVLSVHTVISFDFAVAALPGWHTTIFPPYFVAGAVYSGFAMVLTLAIPIRKFYHMEDLVTLRHLDNMGKVMLATGLIVAYGYGMEVFMAWFSASHWEFFMMWNRMFGPIGWGYWLLIIFNIAIPLLTLWWRRLRTNVGFLFFLSIVVNIGMWFERFVIVITSLYRDFLPSSWGTYRATKWDYLLYLGTFGIFTFLFLLFVRFIPMIPMNEIKMMLPQTKFSGGLDAEETIEETA; encoded by the coding sequence ATGGCGACCAAACCTCTTCACGATCCATACCGCCAGCCGGTGAACGACCCGATGATCGACCCGGTAACGGGCGAATACGTGGTCCTCGCTCCGGGACATAACTTCACCAGCGTCACCCGCAAGATTGCGAACGTGGTGCTCACCTCGCACACGCCCCTTGGCTGGTTCTTCGGCCTGATTGTGGCGGGAGGTATCGCCTCGGTTGGCCTGATCGCGATCACGTGGCTGGTGCTGAAGGGCACCGGCATCTGGGGTGTAACGATCCCGGGCGCGTGGGGCTTCGCTATCGTCAACTTCGTTTGGTGGATCGGTATCGGCCACGCCGGAACACTGATCTCGGCCATTCTGCTGCTGTTCAAGCAGAGCTGGCGTAACTCGATCAACCGTTTCGCGGAAGCCATGACGATCTTCGCCGTGGTCTGCGCCGGATTGTTCCCGGTACTCCACGTCGGACGTCCGTGGCTTGGTTATTGGCTGCTGCCGTTGCCGAACACGATGAACATCTGGCCGCAGTTCCGTTCGCCACTGTGCTGGGACGTGTTCGCTGTGTCCACGTACGCGACGATCTCGGTGGTGTTCTGGTACGTCGGCATGATTCCTGACTTCGGAACGCTCCGCGACAAGGCGCAGATGCCCTTCGCGAAGTGGTTCTACGGTCTGCTGTCGCTCGGCTGGCGCGGTTCAACCCGCCACTGGATGCGTTATGAAACGGCATCGCTTTTGCTGGCCGGTCTTTCAACGCCTCTCGTGCTCTCGGTACACACCGTCATCAGCTTTGACTTCGCGGTCGCTGCTCTGCCGGGCTGGCACACCACGATCTTCCCGCCGTACTTCGTTGCGGGCGCCGTGTACTCCGGCTTCGCCATGGTATTGACCCTGGCCATTCCGATCCGCAAGTTCTACCACATGGAAGACCTGGTGACCCTGCGTCACCTGGACAACATGGGTAAGGTCATGCTGGCAACCGGTCTGATCGTTGCGTATGGCTACGGCATGGAGGTCTTCATGGCCTGGTTCTCTGCCAGCCACTGGGAATTCTTCATGATGTGGAACCGTATGTTCGGACCCATCGGCTGGGGCTACTGGCTGCTGATCATCTTCAACATTGCGATTCCGCTGTTGACCCTGTGGTGGCGCAGGCTCCGGACGAACGTTGGGTTCCTGTTCTTCCTGTCGATCGTGGTCAACATTGGTATGTGGTTCGAGCGTTTCGTGATCGTTATCACCTCGCTCTACCGTGACTTCCTGCCTTCCAGCTGGGGCACGTACCGCGCTACCAAGTGGGACTACCTGCTGTACCTGGGCACGTTCGGTATCTTCACCTTCCTGTTCCTGCTGTTCGTCCGGTTCATTCCGATGATCCCGATGAATGAAATCAAGATGATGCTGCCGCAGACCAAGTTCTCAGGTGGTCTGGACGCAGAAGAGACGATTGAGGAGACTGCCTGA
- a CDS encoding c-type cytochrome, with protein sequence MSRRLLAASVACLSMLGLAGCRQDMHDQPKFFPQRGTSFYADGRSVRPQVQGTVARGQEDEGSYYRTGLISGAEGDGLPVPLTAELIERGQERYNIYCTSCHSRTGNGRGMVVMRGFFPAGNLHTERLRSAPLGHFFNVISNGYGAMPDYQAQVTVEDRWAIAAYIRALQLSQHATTADAGGAKIEKMEDVEKAEGLSANFVKEWDLPATAGQIQKSQVMAAPLPQPMPQPAVDAAKPAQVSEANPKSAPLASALPVGAKPTAATAAAAKTEASASVPSAAAPHAAAGDVANGQKLYMANCSVCHQPTRQGMPPMIPSLVGIVARVGAAHIHAQVANGSPTSKPPMPAFPQLSNENVNDIVAFLAASK encoded by the coding sequence ATGTCCCGCCGCCTTCTGGCTGCGTCGGTGGCCTGTCTGAGCATGCTGGGTCTTGCCGGCTGCCGTCAGGATATGCACGACCAGCCGAAGTTCTTCCCGCAACGCGGAACGTCGTTCTATGCTGACGGCCGTTCGGTGCGTCCGCAGGTGCAGGGCACCGTGGCACGTGGCCAGGAAGACGAAGGCTCTTACTACCGCACTGGCCTGATCAGCGGCGCAGAAGGCGATGGCCTTCCGGTGCCGTTGACGGCAGAACTGATTGAGCGTGGCCAGGAGCGGTACAACATCTACTGCACATCCTGCCACTCGCGTACCGGCAATGGTCGCGGCATGGTTGTGATGCGTGGGTTCTTCCCCGCAGGCAATCTGCACACGGAGCGCCTGCGTTCGGCTCCGCTGGGCCACTTCTTCAACGTGATCTCGAACGGTTACGGCGCGATGCCGGATTACCAGGCACAGGTCACCGTGGAAGACCGCTGGGCGATTGCAGCTTACATCCGCGCTCTGCAGCTCTCGCAGCACGCTACGACGGCGGATGCGGGCGGCGCAAAGATTGAGAAGATGGAAGATGTGGAGAAGGCCGAAGGCCTGTCTGCGAACTTCGTAAAGGAATGGGACCTGCCGGCAACGGCTGGCCAGATCCAGAAGTCGCAGGTGATGGCCGCTCCGCTTCCGCAGCCCATGCCGCAGCCCGCTGTCGATGCAGCGAAGCCCGCGCAGGTATCTGAAGCAAACCCTAAGTCGGCTCCCCTGGCATCTGCCCTGCCAGTTGGAGCCAAGCCGACCGCGGCAACCGCTGCGGCAGCCAAGACGGAAGCCAGTGCTTCGGTTCCGTCGGCCGCTGCTCCGCATGCCGCCGCGGGCGATGTAGCGAATGGGCAGAAGCTATATATGGCGAACTGCAGCGTGTGCCACCAGCCGACACGCCAGGGTATGCCGCCAATGATTCCGTCGCTTGTGGGCATTGTGGCCCGCGTAGGAGCGGCACATATTCACGCGCAGGTGGCCAACGGGTCACCCACATCGAAACCGCCGATGCCGGCGTTTCCACAACTTTCCAACGAGAACGTGAACGACATCGTCGCGTTTCTGGCAGCAAGCAAGTAA
- a CDS encoding SCO family protein produces the protein MKLQKTIRRKRMGGLLAMLALMFGLLPAAVSAQVSSIGDKTTGENSGSELPSVLKGAVIDQHLNTTLPSVPFVDETGKPVNTTDYFSNGKPAVLALVYFKCPMLCSEELDGLVQGLAMVHLDPAKDFNVLVVSIDPTDTPTDALKEKKLYTKRYARPGTEGGWHFLTGQQASIDAVTKAVGFGYVKIPSPDGKTTQFAHASAIQILTPEAKIAQYYLGVEYAPKDLLLGLVEASDHKIGSPVANILTYCYHYDPHRNKHSLIVARVVQLGGMITVAGLGGFMFLMFRRDLKLGREQALTRKDDRT, from the coding sequence ATGAAGCTGCAGAAGACAATCCGGAGAAAGCGCATGGGCGGCCTGTTGGCTATGCTGGCGTTGATGTTCGGCCTGTTGCCTGCGGCTGTTTCCGCCCAGGTATCCAGCATTGGGGATAAGACGACCGGAGAGAATTCCGGCAGCGAGCTTCCCTCTGTGTTGAAAGGTGCGGTCATTGATCAGCATCTGAATACGACTCTGCCGTCCGTTCCTTTTGTGGACGAGACGGGAAAGCCGGTCAATACGACCGACTACTTCAGCAATGGCAAGCCTGCGGTTCTGGCGCTGGTTTACTTCAAGTGCCCGATGCTGTGCTCCGAAGAGCTGGATGGTCTGGTTCAGGGCCTGGCGATGGTTCATCTTGATCCGGCCAAGGACTTCAATGTCCTGGTGGTCAGCATCGACCCGACCGATACGCCGACCGATGCTCTGAAGGAAAAGAAGCTGTACACCAAGCGGTATGCGCGTCCCGGTACCGAGGGTGGATGGCACTTCCTGACTGGCCAGCAGGCTTCGATCGATGCTGTGACCAAGGCTGTGGGCTTTGGCTATGTGAAGATTCCCAGCCCGGACGGCAAGACTACGCAGTTTGCGCACGCCAGCGCGATCCAGATTCTGACGCCCGAGGCGAAGATTGCGCAGTACTACCTCGGCGTTGAGTATGCCCCGAAGGATCTTCTTCTGGGACTTGTGGAGGCGTCGGATCACAAGATCGGATCGCCGGTCGCCAACATTTTGACGTATTGCTATCACTACGATCCGCACCGCAACAAACACAGTCTGATCGTCGCCCGCGTTGTCCAGCTTGGCGGCATGATCACCGTGGCGGGGCTGGGCGGATTTATGTTTTTGATGTTTCGCCGCGACCTGAAACTTGGCCGTGAGCAAGCTTTGACCCGCAAGGACGACCGGACGTAA